A genome region from Pseudoalteromonas tetraodonis includes the following:
- a CDS encoding glucan biosynthesis protein G: MKERIHLISTCQRAFKPLVGMLIVFSLWGTNNAIAAISLEAAIPQGSLFDVISARAKKLAEQDYIAPKNIQIEALNSIDYQDYRSIRFKHDQSVWKDEGLYELQLFHPGFLYKTPVKINIVDQDAKLSRLPFSTDFYQYDGTAAHLKDEIAKSVEGTQLGHAGFRLHYPLNNDDYKDEIMVFQGASYFRLVGPNQVYGLSARGLAIDTAQTSGEEFPSFKEFWLVKPTPEQTNITIFALLDSPSVAGAYKFEIDPNTQTRVNVDMQIFARKDVKKLGIAPLTSMFYHGENSTKFFDDYRPEVHDSDGLLTQSQESNWVWRPLNNPSQLSVTSFSYENPKGFGLVQRDRDFNNYFDIEAHYHDRPSLWIEPQGEWGNGRVELVEIPTDTETNDNIVSYWVPEKPFKAGEALKFSYKMTTFNDYLSQNNLAKVARTRIGSAALPGEDNPPPKSHRQFTVDFTGPDINQLSAKLALSADLQLTTGEARDITVQKLPKSLGWRVAFKVAPQGSDPVDMRLSLKLRNKEVSEVWSYVWYPNDIK; the protein is encoded by the coding sequence ATGAAAGAACGCATTCACCTTATATCAACTTGTCAAAGGGCTTTTAAACCTTTGGTAGGGATGTTGATAGTTTTTTCACTGTGGGGAACGAACAACGCCATTGCAGCAATCTCATTAGAAGCGGCAATACCACAAGGCAGCTTATTTGATGTGATAAGTGCGCGTGCTAAAAAGCTTGCTGAGCAAGATTACATTGCACCTAAAAACATACAAATAGAAGCGCTCAATAGTATTGATTATCAAGACTACCGCTCAATCCGCTTCAAACACGATCAATCGGTATGGAAAGATGAAGGGCTTTATGAGCTGCAACTGTTTCACCCAGGTTTTTTATATAAAACCCCAGTCAAAATCAATATCGTTGATCAAGATGCCAAACTTAGCCGCCTCCCATTTAGCACAGACTTTTATCAATATGATGGAACAGCAGCACACCTAAAAGATGAAATAGCAAAAAGTGTTGAAGGTACACAGTTAGGGCATGCTGGTTTTAGATTGCATTACCCACTAAATAACGATGACTATAAAGATGAAATTATGGTGTTTCAGGGCGCTTCTTATTTTCGCCTAGTTGGACCTAATCAAGTTTATGGCTTATCAGCACGCGGATTGGCAATTGATACCGCACAAACATCTGGTGAAGAGTTTCCTTCATTCAAAGAGTTTTGGTTAGTAAAACCAACACCAGAGCAAACTAATATTACTATTTTTGCTTTACTCGATAGCCCATCGGTAGCGGGAGCCTACAAGTTTGAAATAGACCCAAACACACAGACACGAGTTAACGTCGACATGCAAATTTTTGCGCGTAAAGATGTTAAAAAGCTAGGTATAGCGCCATTAACGAGCATGTTTTATCACGGTGAAAATAGCACTAAGTTTTTTGATGATTACCGCCCTGAAGTACATGATTCAGATGGTTTGCTCACGCAGTCACAAGAGAGCAATTGGGTATGGCGTCCGCTTAATAATCCATCCCAACTCAGTGTAACCTCTTTTTCTTATGAGAATCCAAAAGGCTTTGGCCTTGTGCAGCGTGACCGTGACTTTAATAACTACTTTGATATAGAAGCGCATTACCATGACCGCCCTAGCCTTTGGATAGAACCACAAGGTGAATGGGGCAATGGCCGTGTTGAGCTAGTAGAAATTCCAACAGATACTGAAACAAACGATAATATTGTAAGTTATTGGGTTCCTGAAAAGCCGTTCAAAGCAGGAGAGGCATTAAAGTTTAGCTATAAGATGACGACGTTTAATGATTATCTAAGCCAAAATAATTTGGCCAAAGTAGCTAGAACGCGTATTGGTAGTGCCGCATTACCTGGTGAAGATAATCCACCGCCAAAAAGCCATCGTCAATTTACTGTTGACTTTACCGGCCCTGATATCAATCAGTTATCAGCAAAATTAGCACTTAGCGCAGATCTTCAGCTTACTACCGGTGAAGCCCGCGATATTACAGTGCAAAAATTACCAAAATCATTAGGTTGGCGTGTTGCTTTTAAAGTCGCTCCCCAAGGTAGTGATCCTGTAGATATGCGTTTATCGCTAAAGCTACGTAATAAAGAAGTGAGCGAGGTATGGAGCTATGTTTGGTATCCAAATGACATCAAGTAA
- the mdoH gene encoding glucans biosynthesis glucosyltransferase MdoH, translated as MFGIQMTSSKQSAGTPMPFKTLRVWLFAIAAIGLSGYGISIMFEILNSNGMTLLEYALLALFSITFAWIVTAFCSGCIGFILQLFRIDPLTLKKIKPVSINSEALSQQKTAVVMPIYNEDTHRVIAGFEVSLQSLKATGQLKHFDFYLLSDTQDATIASNELSAWHALCERLGDTAKQVFYRRREDNKHRKVGNLTDFCERWGSQYEHMIVLDADSVMTGQCMLELTTSMLNNPQAGLIQTIPIPVRQDTFFGRFLQFASILYSPMLATGSAFWQTDKANYWGHNAIIRVKAFIDCCGLPTLKGKAPFGGEILSHDFVEASLLHSANWDVLLLADIEGSYEEVPSNILDYAVRDRRWVQGNIQHLGLLSSAKLKLMSKLHFLLGATAYISSLIWLSMLALSTIDAVTRALNSDVYFNRAYQLFPTWQIAKTELIDSLLYLTIIILLLPKLMGVIVTLVHRKQRFGGALKLTLGSIIETVFAIIVAPLMMVFHAYFVVCVFLGKKVKWDAQPREGRMVPWKEAFSYTLLSSLIAIVWGSVAYYFTPVFFWWLSPILLGLILAAPIVRYSSSIKLGVKLRKWGIFLCPSEVDNDATLAALKVHLKEITVPPAGRYSTAIPLLPQEHKVTMPIQSFSSESHRKKFKALITKTANKLN; from the coding sequence ATGTTTGGTATCCAAATGACATCAAGTAAACAAAGCGCAGGCACGCCGATGCCTTTTAAAACACTTCGTGTGTGGTTATTTGCTATCGCTGCTATTGGTCTTTCAGGCTATGGCATTTCAATTATGTTTGAAATTTTAAACTCAAATGGCATGACCTTGCTTGAGTATGCACTTCTTGCTTTATTTTCTATTACTTTTGCGTGGATAGTCACCGCATTTTGTAGTGGTTGTATTGGTTTTATACTGCAGCTATTTCGGATAGATCCACTCACACTTAAAAAAATAAAGCCGGTCTCTATTAACAGTGAAGCACTATCACAGCAAAAAACAGCTGTGGTTATGCCTATATATAACGAAGATACGCACAGAGTGATTGCAGGCTTTGAAGTCAGCTTACAATCATTAAAAGCGACAGGGCAATTAAAACACTTTGATTTTTATTTACTAAGCGATACACAAGACGCAACTATTGCTAGTAATGAATTAAGTGCATGGCATGCGTTATGTGAGCGCTTAGGTGATACTGCAAAGCAGGTATTTTATCGTCGCCGTGAAGATAACAAACATCGTAAAGTGGGTAACTTAACCGACTTTTGTGAGCGCTGGGGTAGCCAATACGAGCATATGATTGTATTGGATGCCGATAGTGTAATGACTGGCCAATGCATGCTAGAGCTCACTACCAGTATGCTAAATAATCCACAAGCGGGATTGATTCAGACTATCCCTATTCCTGTGCGCCAAGATACCTTTTTTGGACGCTTTTTACAGTTCGCTTCAATTCTTTATAGTCCAATGTTAGCTACCGGCTCTGCTTTTTGGCAGACCGACAAAGCCAATTACTGGGGCCATAATGCCATTATTCGCGTCAAAGCATTTATTGATTGCTGTGGCTTGCCAACACTAAAAGGTAAAGCGCCTTTTGGTGGTGAAATTTTAAGTCATGATTTTGTGGAAGCCTCTTTATTACATAGCGCGAATTGGGACGTATTATTACTTGCCGATATTGAAGGCAGTTACGAGGAAGTTCCGAGCAACATATTAGATTATGCTGTACGCGATAGACGCTGGGTTCAAGGTAATATTCAACACCTTGGCTTATTATCATCAGCAAAATTAAAGCTAATGAGTAAGCTGCATTTTTTACTGGGTGCAACCGCGTATATATCATCACTCATTTGGTTATCTATGCTGGCGTTAAGTACCATAGATGCGGTAACACGCGCTTTAAATAGCGATGTCTATTTTAATCGCGCCTATCAACTATTTCCAACTTGGCAAATAGCCAAAACAGAACTCATTGACTCATTACTTTACCTAACTATCATTATTTTATTATTGCCTAAACTCATGGGCGTGATTGTTACCTTAGTACACCGTAAGCAGCGCTTTGGTGGTGCATTAAAACTTACTTTAGGGTCTATAATTGAAACCGTGTTTGCCATTATTGTGGCACCATTAATGATGGTTTTTCATGCATATTTTGTAGTCTGTGTATTTTTAGGTAAAAAAGTAAAATGGGACGCTCAACCGCGTGAAGGCAGAATGGTGCCATGGAAAGAAGCGTTTAGTTATACATTGCTTTCTTCGCTGATTGCCATTGTATGGGGTAGCGTTGCTTATTACTTTACGCCAGTCTTTTTTTGGTGGTTATCTCCTATTTTATTAGGGCTCATACTCGCTGCACCTATTGTGCGCTATTCAAGTAGTATCAAGCTAGGCGTTAAGCTCAGAAAATGGGGGATTTTTCTCTGCCCGAGTGAAGTCGATAATGATGCAACATTAGCGGCACTTAAAGTACACCTCAAAGAGATAACCGTTCCACCTGCAGGGCGTTATTCAACAGCAATACCGCTGTTACCACAAGAACATAAAGTAACCATGCCTATTCAGAGCTTTAGTAGTGAATCACATCGTAAGAAGTTTAAAGCACTCATCACAAAAACAGCTAATAAGCTAAATTAA